TCCATTCGCTGGAGCCGCTGACCAGTATCCAGGTGATCGCTCACCGGGTGGTCTGGTCGATTCCGATGGTGCTGTTGCTGGTGTGGTTCACTCGCCAGGGCGGCGTGCTGCGTGAGTCGGGTCGGCGTCTGCTGCGAGAGCCGTGGCTGCTGGCTTGTTTCCCGCTGACGGCGGCGATGATGCTGGTGCAGTGGGGGGTGTTCATCTGGGCTCCTATGGTCGGGCGCACCCTGGAGCTGTCCCTGGGGTATTTCCTGCTGCCGCTGACGATGGTGCTCTGTGGTCGGGTGTTCTACGGCGAACGCCTGACGCCATTGCAGGCCGTTGCCGTCGCCTTCGCGGTGGCCGGCGTGCTGCACGAACTGTGGCTGACCCGGGCGTTTTCCTGGTTCACCCTGATCACCGCGCTGGGTTACCCGCCGTATTTCATGTTGCGCCGCAGGATGGGTGTGGATGCATTGTCCGGCTTCGTCTTCGAGATGGCCGTGCTGCTGCCGTTCGCCTTCCTGGCGCTGTGGCTGACCGGCAGCGGACAGGTGCTGGAGGAAACGCCACGGCTATGGGCGTTATTGCCGGTGCTGGGGCTGATCAGCGCTCTGGCTTTTGGCGCCATGATGGCGGCCAGCCGGCTGTTGCCGATGGGGCTGTTCGGGATTCTCAGCTACGTGGAGCCGGTGCTGTTGTTCGCCATTGCCGTGCTGTTCCTCGGCGAGGCGTTTCAGTCGGCGCAGATCTGGACCTACGGGCCGATCTGGATCGCGGTGCTGCTGACGGGCTGGGATAGCGCGCGTCTGCTGCGCCGTCAGGCGCGTCGCGATGCCTTCAAGGTGAAGGGCTGAGGTGGGAAGCGCTCTCCCGCAAGGGGAGAGCGTAGGCCGTCAGTCGAAGCGATGGTTGTCCATGTCGGCCTTGGCCAGGGTTTCCGGCAGGATGCGGCGAGCGGCGGTGTAGTGGCGTTTCCAGTAGTCGCCATTGAGGTCGGAGACGCGAACCTTCTGGCCACGGCGTGGAGCATGGACGAACTGGTTGTCGCCAACGTAGATGCCGACGTGGTCGACAGTGCGGCGGTTGTGGATGCGGAAGAACACCAGGTCGCCTGGCTGCAGGTCGCCGCGGGCCACCTTCGGGTTGCCGCGCATGCTGTAGATTTCGCGCGCGGTGCGCGGCAGGTCGACTTCATCGATGTTCTGGAAGACGTAGTTGACCAATCCGCTGCAGTCGAAGCCGCGCTTGGGCGAGGTGCCGCCCCAGCGGTAGGGGGTTCCGATCATGCTGAAGGCGCGCTGGGTAACCTGGTGCGCCTCGCTCTTGGCAGGTTTTTCAGCCTTGGGCGTCATGGTCAGCAGGGCGCTGCCCTGGACCGGGACGCGCAGGTCGACCGGCGCGGGGTGGTAGGTGCGCGTGATCTTGGAGGAGGCAGTTGCCTCGGTGGCGGCCAAGAGGGTCGCCAAGCCTATGGAAAGGCATGTCAAAATGTTACGTCGCATTCGGCATGTCTTCTTGCTGGTTGATGTCACCCAGACTCCGCTGGATCGCCGTTGTTCTGCGGCGTGGTTTCCTTTGTCCGCTCAAAAATTCCACGCATTCTGAACGAGTTTTCATGACAGTTCTTACCGCCTGTCGATTCTGGCGGTCGTCATGTGACTTGCCGGAGGTTCCGTGACATGTATCAAGACCCTTTGGTCACGCCTGGGCCTTATAGCGGGAAGCCCTATGGCATGGGGGTTTCGGCTATGACGGAGGGCGCCCTGCCGCTGATGGCGCAAAGCCAGGCGTGGCGCGGTGTCGCGGATAAAAACCCGACGAAATGCAGGCTTTTGCAGCGGTCCGGGATCAGGCCAGGTGTCGGAGAAGGGCAGGCAGTACCTGTTCGCGCAGCAGTGGCGCGAGGCTGTGCGGGGTGTTGCCGGTGGTGTCCAGCCAGGCCAGCTCTTCCAGTTCCGCCGCCGGGCTGACCGGGTGAGGCAGGGCTGCCACGTAGACCTGTGCGTCGACCCGGGTCTCGGGCTCATTGGCGGCGTCGGCCTGGAAGCGACCCAGCGGGGCAAGTGCGTTTTCCGTCAGGCGCAGGTTGAGCTCTTCATCCAGTTCCCGCAGCAGGGCCTGCACCGACGTTTCGCCGGGCTCGTGCTTGCCTCCCGGCAGCATGAAGGCCTGGGTGCCGCGCTTGCGCACCAGCAGCAGTCGGCCGCTGTCGTCGAGCAGGCAGGCGGCGGCGATGTTGATCGTGACGAGGGTCATGGCGAGGGACTTTCCTTGAGGACTTGGTAACGCAGTTGCACGATGCCGCTGGGGAAGCTGCGCTGTTCCAGCAGTTGCAGGCGCTGTTCGAGCCCGATGCTGAACAGTGGAATGCCGGCTCCGAGCAGGTGGGGGATGATGCTGACGATCAGTTCGTCGAGCAAGCCCGCGGCGAGAAAGTTCCCCGCCAGGCTGCCCCCGCCGACCAGCCAGATGCGCTCGCAGCCTTTGGCTTGCAGGGCGTCCAGGGCCTCGCTCGGCGGACAGTGGACCAGTTCGATCCGAGGGCCCGCCAGGGGCATGTGGTTGGCGCGGGTCATGACCAGCGTCGGCTTGTCCGGATAGGGCCAGTCGCCCTGCTCCAGGCAATGCAGGTAGCTGGCGCGCCCCATCAACAGGCCGTCGATACTGGCGTAGAAGGCGCCGTAGCCGTGGTCGTCAGTCGCGCTGTCGTAGCCTTGCAGCCAGTCCACGCTGCCATCGGGGCGGGCGATGTATCCGTCCAGGCTGGCGGCCACGAAATAGATGAGTGTCGCTTGCACCTGTTTCTCCGTTGCAGGGGGCACGATCAGAGCATGGCACGACGGCTGCGGGGTGCTGGTGCGTCTGTCCGATTCCTACCTACGTTGGGCGGTGCATCAGCCGGCAAGTTCCTCCAGGGTTCGGCCACGGGTTTCGATGCCGAAGGCCCAGACCACGCCGGCAGCCAGCAGGAAACACAGTGCGCCGAGGGTGAACACGCCACCCTGGCCGGCCACTGGCAGGATCAGGCCGCTGAGGGTGGGGCCGAGCAGCGAGCCGACGCGACCGACCGCCGAGGCGAAGCCCGAGCCGGTGGCGCGCGCCGAGGTGGGATAGAGCTCCGGCGTGTAGGTGTAGAGCACCGCCCACATGCCGAACAGGAAGAACTGCATGGCCAGGCCGAAGCCGATCAGCAGGCCCAGGCTGCCGCCGAATACCGCCGTCTGTCCGTAGGCGTAAGCCATGACGCCGCCGCCCAGGAGCATCAGCACGCAACTGGGTTTGCGGCCCCAGCGCTCGACCAGCCAGGCCGCACAGAGGAAGCCGGGAATGCCGGCCAGGGAAATCAGCACGGTGTAGTACACCGACTGGGTGACGGCGAACCCGGACTGCTGCATCAGCGCGCTGAGCCAGGAGGTCAGTCCGTAGAAGCCGAGCAGGGCAAGGAACCACAGGCTCCAGACCGTCAGGGTGCGGTGCCGGTAGGTGGGCGACCAGAGTTCGGCGAAGGCACGGAAGAAGCCCGGCGCGCTCGGTTCCGGGCGGGCCAGCGGGCGTGGTTCGGGCAGGTTGGTCAGCTTCAGCGAGGCCATCACCCGTGCCTCGATGCGCTCCAGTGAGCGCTCGGCCTTGTCCTGCAGCCCGGCCTGTTCCAGCCAGCGCGGCGACTCGGGGATCATGAAGCGGATCGCCAGGACGAACAGCGCCGGGAAGGCCAGCAGCAGGAACAGGCTGCGCCAGCCGGCCAGCGGCAGGACGAAGTAGGACAGGCAGCCGGCGGCAAGGAAGCCCAGCGGCCAGAAACCGTCCATCAGGGCGATGTACTTGCCGCGTTTCTGCGCCGGGATCATTTCCGAGAGCAACGACTGGGCGATGGGGAACTCCATGCCCATGCCGATCCCCAGCAGCACACGGTAGAGGGTCAACTGCTGCACGTCGGCGGCGGTGGAGCAGAGGTAGCTGGCGATGCCCCAGAGCACGATGCTCCACTGGAACACCGGCTTGCGCCCGAAACGGTCGGCGAGCAGTCCGGACAGCGCCGCGCCGATCACCATGCCGACGAAACTGGAGCTGGCCAGCAACCCGGCCTGGGCGCTGGAGAGGCCGAACTCGGCTTTGATCGAGCCGAGCAGGAAGGTCATCATCGCCAGGTCCACGGAGTCGAAGAAGAACGCCAGGGCGATGATCACGAAGATCAGCCGGTGATAGGGGCTCAGCGGTAGGCGCTCCAGGCGCTCGGCGGCGGTCGGGCGGTGCATCATCGCGGCATTCCTTGTTCGGCGTTCCTGGACAGGGTTGCGGCCAGTCTGGGAGCGGCTTCCACCGGTGGCTGTCCCGCACGCGACGTGGGCCATGCCGATTGCGACCGGCGAATAAAACCCGCGCATCGGTTACGCTATGCAGCTATTTGGTCTTTTCGTGATATCGAGGTCTGCCTTGTTCTCCCAATTCGCCCTGCACGAACGCCTGCTCAAGGCGCTCGATTCGTTGTCCTTCTCCGAGCCGACCCCGGTCCAGGCCGCGGCCATCCCGAAGGCCCTGGAGGGACGCGACCTGCGGGTGACGGCGCAGACCGGCAGCGGCAAGACCGCCGCCTTCGTGCTGCCGTTGCTGCATCGCCTGCTCACCGAGGACAAGCCCAGGAGCGGCGCCCGCGCGCTGATCCTGCTGCCGACCCGCGAACTGGCCCAGCAGACCCTCAAGGAAGTCGAGCGCTTCGCCCAGTTCACCTTCATCAAGGCCTGCCTGATCACCGGCGGCGAAGACTTCAAGGTGCAGGGCGCGCGCCTGCGCAAGAACCCGGAAATCATCATCGGCACCCCGGGCCGCCTGAACGAGCAGTTCAACGCTGGCAACCTGCCGCTGGGTGACGTGGAAGTGCTGGTGCTCGACGAAGCCGACCGCATGCTCGACATGGGCTTCTCCGAGGACGTGCTCAAGCTCGCCGCGCAGTGCCCGGCCGAGCGCCAGACCCTGCTGTTCTCCGCCACCAGCGGCAGCGGCCTGCATGCGATGGTCGAGCAGGTCCTGCGCGAGCCGGAGACCCTGCAGCTCAACCGTGTCAGCGAGTTGAACGAGGATGTCAGCCAGCAGGTGATCCTGACCGACCACGTCGGCCACAAGGAAGAGTTGCTGCAGTGGCTGCTGACCAACGAGACCTATGAGAAGGCCATCGTCTTCACCAACACCCGCGTTGCCGCCGACCGCCTCACCGGCCGCCTGATCGCTGCCGGCCACAAGGTCTTCGTCCTGCACGGCGAGAAGGACCAGAAGGACCGCAAGCTGGCCATCGAGCGCCTGAAGCAGGGCGCGGTGAAGGTGCTGGTCGCCACCGACGTGGCCGCCCGTGGCCTGGACGTCGACGGCCTGGATTTGGTGATCAACTTCGACATCCCGCGTCGTGGCGACGAATACGTGCACCGCATCGGCCGCACCGGCCGCGCGGGTGCCTCGGGGACTGCGATCTCGCTGGTCGGTCATGGCGACTGGAACCTGATGTCGAGCATCGAGCGCTACCTCAAGCTGCGTTTCGAGCTGCGTGTCATCAAGGAGCTGAAGGGCACCTACAAGGGGCCGAAGAAGGTCAAGGCGTCGGGCAAGGCCGCCGGCACCAAGAAGAAAAAGGACGATGCGAAGAAGACCGGCGGCAAGGCGCCGGCGAAGAAGAAGCCGGCCGCCAAGCCCAAGGCTGGCCCGTCCAGGGTGGTGAGCCAGGATGGCATGGCGCCCCTGAAGCGCAAGAAGCCGGCGGCGGAGTAAGGCGTTCTTCTCGGGATTGGGGGCTCTTCATCCCCAGTCCTCGGCTTTGGCATCCCGCATCCATGCAGTCGCCTCCCCGAGGGAGAGTGCTGTTCAGGTCCCAGGTTTGCCAGTCGCTCCCTGCGATGCGTCCGGCAGACCTCCTTCCTGCCCACTGTCCTGGAGGGCTCCCTCTCTCGTCGGGAGAGGGAGGGATTCTTAAGGCCCGCGTATTACCCCAGCGTCTCCGGCGGCGCCTCGTAGCTCCCTGACTCGTAGCTCACTCCGTGGTGAATCACCGGAGGCGCATCGCCCGCATGCAGGCTGGTGACGTTATCGATGATGGTCTTGTCCTCGATGGTCATGCGATCGAGCATCCGCAGGTGGCTGATCCAGTTGTCCACCAGGAGCAGCTCCTGCCAGATCTCCGGGTTGCTCACGTCACGGTACAACGCCCAGCGTTCCGCGCCGTTGCGCAGGCGCAGGCGGCGCAACGGCTTGGCGGCGCGGACGAAGTCACGGGTGCGCTCGGCCGGGATGCGGTACTCGATGGACACCAGCACCGAACCCCGTTCGGGGTTGAATACGAAGGTTGGCTGGCCCGGCATACCGCCCGGTGCGCGGGCGATGTTGGCGGCGTCCAGTTCCGGCAGGCGCGAGTTGTAGAGCAGCGCCACCGAGACCAGCAGCAGGCAGCCGGCGGCGACCAGCGACCCCTGTACGCCCAGGGTTTCGGCGAAATGGCCCCAGAGGAACGAGCCCGCCGCGAGGCCGCCGTACAGAGCGGTCTGGTACAGCGCCAGGGCGCGGGCCTTGACCCAGTCGGGCACGAGGATCTGCACCGCGGAGTTGTAGGTGGCCACGGCTGCGATCCAGCAACTGCCGCCGAGAATCAGCGCCGGGAAGATCACCCAGAGATTGTCGACCCATCCCAGAGTCAGCATCACCAGCCCCAGCACGGCGGCGGAAAAGCTGATCAGCCGGCTGCTGCCGAGCAACTGGCGGGCCTTGCTGACCATCGTGCTGGCGACGATGGCCCCCAGGCCCAGCGCGCCGAGCATGTAGCCGTACACCGAGGCGTTGCCGTCCGGGTTACGGTGCGCCAGTAGCGGCAGCAGCGCCCAGATGGCGCTGGCGGACAGGCCGAAGGCGAAGGAACGCATCATCACCAGGCGCGTAACGCTGGAATACTGGGTGAAGCGCAGCGCGGCGATCACGCCTTCGAAGATGTGCTCCGGCGGCAGGGTGCGCTGGGGCACGTCGCGGCGCCAGTGCCAGATCGCCCAGATCAGCGCCGCGTAGCACAGGCAGTTGAACAGGAACACCCAGGACGGCCCGGTGGCCGACAGCAGCAACCCGCCGATGGCCGGGCCGACGGCGCGGGCGACGTTGTAGTTGACGCTGTTGAGCAGTACCGCGTCGCCCACCATGCGCGGCGGCACCTGTTCGTTCACCGCCGCCTGCCAGGCCGGGATAGTGATGGAGCTGCCCAGCGACAACCAGAGGATCGACACGATCAGCATCAGCGGGTCGAGGTAGCCGAGGAAGGCCAGCACCGTCACCAGGGCGGCGCCGGAGAGTTCGACAGAAAGCCCCACCAGCATGATCTTGCGGCGGTCGTGGTTGTCGGCGAGCACGCCGGACATGATCGACAGCAGCACCAGCGGCAGCGCCGAGGCGACCTGGATCATCGCCACCATCAACGGGCTGGCATGAGCCTCGGTAACCACCCAGGCGGCCGCTACCGACTGCGCCCAGGTGCCCAGGTTGGCGAACAGGTTGCAGATCCAGATGATGCGGAACGCGGCGATGCTGAAGGGGGCGAGGACGCCACTGCGGGGTTCGGCTGGATCGGGCTTGAGGGGGAGGTCGTGCTTGGGTGAAACGGACTGCAGCATGGGAGCGCCCTTATACCGATAGGCCGGCGGCGGAACCGTGCCGGCGACTTTCCATGCCGGGCAAGTGTAGTGGCTGGTACGGTTCGTGCCATTGATGATGGTCAGCCGTGGCGTTATCCGTGACTCGCACTGGCCAGCTTCGACAGTGCCGTAGCGGCTTCGGGTTGTTAGGCTGCGTGTGAAATTTCCTTTTGTATTGCCGAATAAAAGAGCGAAGAGCCGATGAAGCGACTTTCCACCTGCCTGCTGGCCGGCCTGCTGGCCCTGCCGCAAAGCCTCTGGGCCTGGTCCAATCACACCCTGGGCAGCTATATCGCCCTGCAGCAGTTGCCGGCGCTCGCCCAGGCGCCGGAGGTCGAGGTTGAGCCGCTGGAAAGCTTCCTCAGCCAGCAGCGCGCCGGCCTGGTGAAGCTGCTCGACGAGCAGGAAACCTACGCCCGCGAACACTTTCGCGAGTACCCGCCGCGCCCGGATGACCTGCGTCTGACCGAGGATGGCCGCGAGGACCTGGGCAAGGCCTTCCTCATGGCGCTGCGCCTGAACCCGGAGATCAAGCTGGCCACCGCCGTGCAGCCGCCGCCAGGCGGTGAGCTGCCAGGCCATGCCGCGCTCAGGCCGGCCGATGTGCTGGTGTTCCGTAATCTGTCGGGCTGGAATCAATGGCGTTTCGTGCAACTGCAGGCGGGCGAGAAGATTCCGGCGCTGGACGTGCTGGCCAGCGCCGCCGACGAGCCGGACTTCGGTCACGACATCAACCTGTTCAGCGACAACCCGGGTGAGGCTGGCCAGCGCTACGGCTTCGGCACCCAGCCGTTCGGCGACCCGCGCTACGAGTTCAGCTCCCAGGCGCCATTCCACATGGGCTTCTACCACGAGGACGCGATCATCTTCGCCGGCGCGCCGTATCTGCAGCGCAACTGGCCGGAGTGGCGCGCCTACCAGTTCTACGGCCTGGCGCGCTTCGCGTTCGACAAGGGGCACCCGTACTGGGGCTATCGCTTCCTCGGTTGGGCGATGCACTACATCCAGGACATGACCCAGCCCTACCACTCGACGCCGCTGCCGGGCGAGACCACCGCCAGCATGTTGTGGACGGCGGGCAAGTCGATGGCCGGCTTCGATGCCGACAAGCAGGCGGCGATCCAGCGCGTGGCGGACCGGCATACGGGCGTGGAGCGTTATCAGGTGGACTGGCTGCGCGAGACGCTGCGCCAGGGCGGGCAGTCGTCGTTGCTGGCGGCCTATGCCGATGTCGGCACGGACGGTACTTATCCACCGTATTCGACGGACTATCTGCGCGAGGTGGTGGCGAGCGAGTCCCATGCCCATGCGGCGGCGTTCGATGCGGCCATCGGGCACTGGCTGGAAAACGAGAAGGCGCCGGCGGGGGACTTCAGCGCGGGGAACTCACCGGCGTCATTCCGCCACGATGAGGCGTTGGATGAGCAGATTCTGCAATTGATCCGGCACTTCGGCGCGCACAGTCGCAATATCGCGAAGGCGGCCCTGCAGCCGTAGGCAGGTAGAGACGGAGCACTCCCGGCGGGGCGGCGTGGTGCCCCGACGGGAATGCCTTGGAACCGCTCCTGAGCTGGCGCGTGGCTGATCAGGAGCCGGTTCCAAGCCTGTCAGCCGCCGGAGCAGCCGTTGCCCCACACCTGGTATTCGACGGTGTGGCGCTGACCCTGGGAGTCTTCGTAGGTCATGCGCGCCGGTACGATGCCGCACTGGTTGGAGACGTCGGTGGTCGAGATTACATGGGCAACGTCCAGTTTCATGTCGTAGGTGTACTGCTCCACGGCCGCGCTTTGCGCCTGGTCGGCGGCGTTCGCCTGCTCGGCGAGGGCGAGCGAGGAGAAGCCCAGCATGGCCAGGATGACTACAGCTTTCATGAATTTACCTGCCTTGTTCCCGGTGTCCGGACATGACGGGTCCGTGACGCTGAGCCGAGGGCTCCGTCGGGAAGCGTTGGGGATGATGATGGGTCTTGGGTAGTGTTGCGGCGCGCGCTGTAACAGCACGGAAATAATAGGGTTTACCTGGTCTGAGTCATATATCCAGGCGCCAACAAGACTTCGTACTCAGCGGCAACAATCCAGGCGGTACGCGGGTTCCAGGGGTGGTGTTGCGGCGGGCTGTCGCAGGCTCGAGGGCGCGCGCGGGGTTGCCGGCTGGCGTAGGAGCGGATTCTGTCCGCGATAGGTCCGCGGCGCGCCGGAGATCATCGTGGACGGAGTCCGCTCCTACGGAGCATGGCTGTGCTGTGCGGTTCGCGAGCAAGTTCGCTCCTACAGGGAAAACCTGACGCTCTTCGTAGGAGCGAGCTTGCTCGCGAACCCGCCGGCCTCAATCGCGCAACGGCGATTGCGGATCCAGCAGCGAGGTACGAATGAAGTGCAGGTAGCTGCACACCCGGCGCAGGGGCGAGGAGTCGAAGTGCGGCGGCCGACGATCATCCGTCGAGCGAGTCGCGTGGATGGCATGCTCCACCGCCGCCAGCGCCCGTTGGCGGTTGCCCTCGCTGGGTTGGATGAACAGGCGGATCAGTGCGCGGCCCAGGGCGCGGATCGCCCGCCGCCAGGGCATGCGCTCGGCGTACCAGGGCTCCTTGGGTAGCGCTTCCTGCTCGCGGCGCAGCTCGATGATCGACAGGCCGATCTCCTGCACCTGGAAGGTCCAGCGCAGCAGTCGGCGCTGCACGTCCGGGCGGCCTGTGGATAAGCCATAGGCCTGGTTGAGCAGGTCGCGGGTGCCGCTCTCGAAACCGGATGACAGCCCCTTCAGCGGATCGCTGATCACCCGTACCACGCGCAGGCGCAGTTCGGCTTCCAGGCGCTCCCACAACCACGGACGATTGGGCGGCAGGATAACGGTCGCCGCCACCACTGCCATGCCCATCGACAGGAGCATCGCCAGGTACTCGTTGATGAAGGTGTAGGCGTCGTAGCGCGCCAGGTTCGCCGGCAGCGAGGCGATGCAGAACCACACCAGCAGGCCGACCCCGTAGCCGCTCCACTTGGGCCGGGTGATCAGGAAGGCGCCGAGGGCGAACACCGGCGCGAGCACGAAGCACAGCAGCGGGAAACCGTCGATGTGCGGCAGCACGCGGAAGGTGAGGATGAAGCCGAGCGTGGCGCCGAGCAGGGTGCCGAGGGTCAGTTGCAACGACAGGCGCTTGGGGTTGGGCGAGGCGGAGGAGAGGGCGGCAATCAGCACCGAGGTGAGTGCGAAAGTGGCGCCGCTGAGCCAGGAGGTTTCGATCCAGAATACCCCGCCGACGATCACCAGCAGCGCGCAGCGGAAGCCCGCGACCGCGGCGGCGAGGGCGTTGGCCTTGGGCGTGAAGCGCTCCTTCCACTGCTCGCGCTCGTGTTTGTGCGCGGCGAGCGAAGTGTGGGTCTGGGCATAGTTGTGCATGTCGTCGGCGAAGCGGTAGAGCAGTTCGGCGGCGGTCTCGAAATCCAGTTGGTCGGCCTCCCGCGGGCAGGTGTGGCCGAGCGTGGCGCGGGCTTCGCGGATGCGCGGCATCAGGTGGTGCTTGCACAGTTCCAGCTGCACGCTCAGGCGCTCGGCGTCCGCTTCGCCGAGCGGCCGGCCGTGCCAGCTGGCGAGCAGCTTGCTGACGTCGATCAGGCACGGCATCAGCACTTCCAGCACGTTGCTGGCCTGGCGCTGGCGCAGGCGATCGAGCAGGCGCTGCAGGGCGTGGAAGCGCGTGGTCAGTTGCATGAACTCGCTGTTCAGGCGCGCCAGGCGGCCGCTGCGCAGGCGCATATGCGGGTCTTCGAAGGCGGTGACGTTGCGCAGGCTTTCCAGGCCCACCACTTCGGCGGCGATGTGCGCGCTGGCCTGTTCGAAACGCTCGCGCTCCAGGGTGCCGTTGAGACCCGCGCTGGCGAGGCCGGCGAAGTCGCCGAAACGGGTGTTCAGCGCATTGCGCAGGGCGGCGGTGCTGGTCTGTGGCAGAACGATGGCGCTGACCACGCCGGTGCAGAGAATCCCCAGGGTGATCTCGATCATCCGCCACAGCGCCTGCATGAAGGCGCCTTCGGGGTGCAGGGTGGCGGGGATGCCGATCATCACCGCCGTGTAGCCGGCGAGCAGGCAGGCATAGGCGCGAAAATCCCGGTAGCGCGCGGCGCCGGCGGTGCACAGGCCGACCCAGATCGCCACGCAGAGCAGGAACAGCACGCGCTCCTGGGCGAACA
This Pseudomonas sp. ATCC 13867 DNA region includes the following protein-coding sequences:
- a CDS encoding MFS transporter; translated protein: MLQSVSPKHDLPLKPDPAEPRSGVLAPFSIAAFRIIWICNLFANLGTWAQSVAAAWVVTEAHASPLMVAMIQVASALPLVLLSIMSGVLADNHDRRKIMLVGLSVELSGAALVTVLAFLGYLDPLMLIVSILWLSLGSSITIPAWQAAVNEQVPPRMVGDAVLLNSVNYNVARAVGPAIGGLLLSATGPSWVFLFNCLCYAALIWAIWHWRRDVPQRTLPPEHIFEGVIAALRFTQYSSVTRLVMMRSFAFGLSASAIWALLPLLAHRNPDGNASVYGYMLGALGLGAIVASTMVSKARQLLGSSRLISFSAAVLGLVMLTLGWVDNLWVIFPALILGGSCWIAAVATYNSAVQILVPDWVKARALALYQTALYGGLAAGSFLWGHFAETLGVQGSLVAAGCLLLVSVALLYNSRLPELDAANIARAPGGMPGQPTFVFNPERGSVLVSIEYRIPAERTRDFVRAAKPLRRLRLRNGAERWALYRDVSNPEIWQELLLVDNWISHLRMLDRMTIEDKTIIDNVTSLHAGDAPPVIHHGVSYESGSYEAPPETLG
- a CDS encoding DEAD/DEAH box helicase, which translates into the protein MSRSALFSQFALHERLLKALDSLSFSEPTPVQAAAIPKALEGRDLRVTAQTGSGKTAAFVLPLLHRLLTEDKPRSGARALILLPTRELAQQTLKEVERFAQFTFIKACLITGGEDFKVQGARLRKNPEIIIGTPGRLNEQFNAGNLPLGDVEVLVLDEADRMLDMGFSEDVLKLAAQCPAERQTLLFSATSGSGLHAMVEQVLREPETLQLNRVSELNEDVSQQVILTDHVGHKEELLQWLLTNETYEKAIVFTNTRVAADRLTGRLIAAGHKVFVLHGEKDQKDRKLAIERLKQGAVKVLVATDVAARGLDVDGLDLVINFDIPRRGDEYVHRIGRTGRAGASGTAISLVGHGDWNLMSSIERYLKLRFELRVIKELKGTYKGPKKVKASGKAAGTKKKKDDAKKTGGKAPAKKKPAAKPKAGPSRVVSQDGMAPLKRKKPAAE
- a CDS encoding DUF2790 domain-containing protein: MKAVVILAMLGFSSLALAEQANAADQAQSAAVEQYTYDMKLDVAHVISTTDVSNQCGIVPARMTYEDSQGQRHTVEYQVWGNGCSGG
- a CDS encoding FUSC family protein; its protein translation is MSSLSVRLPKAAALRFALSDWAHTDGVTWMFILKTLITAFTALWLAYRLELPQPNTVLVSAFIVLQPQSGQVLAKSFYRILGTLAGLTVMVTFIALFAQERVLFLLCVAIWVGLCTAGAARYRDFRAYACLLAGYTAVMIGIPATLHPEGAFMQALWRMIEITLGILCTGVVSAIVLPQTSTAALRNALNTRFGDFAGLASAGLNGTLERERFEQASAHIAAEVVGLESLRNVTAFEDPHMRLRSGRLARLNSEFMQLTTRFHALQRLLDRLRQRQASNVLEVLMPCLIDVSKLLASWHGRPLGEADAERLSVQLELCKHHLMPRIREARATLGHTCPREADQLDFETAAELLYRFADDMHNYAQTHTSLAAHKHEREQWKERFTPKANALAAAVAGFRCALLVIVGGVFWIETSWLSGATFALTSVLIAALSSASPNPKRLSLQLTLGTLLGATLGFILTFRVLPHIDGFPLLCFVLAPVFALGAFLITRPKWSGYGVGLLVWFCIASLPANLARYDAYTFINEYLAMLLSMGMAVVAATVILPPNRPWLWERLEAELRLRVVRVISDPLKGLSSGFESGTRDLLNQAYGLSTGRPDVQRRLLRWTFQVQEIGLSIIELRREQEALPKEPWYAERMPWRRAIRALGRALIRLFIQPSEGNRQRALAAVEHAIHATRSTDDRRPPHFDSSPLRRVCSYLHFIRTSLLDPQSPLRD
- a CDS encoding NUDIX hydrolase; its protein translation is MTLVTINIAAACLLDDSGRLLLVRKRGTQAFMLPGGKHEPGETSVQALLRELDEELNLRLTENALAPLGRFQADAANEPETRVDAQVYVAALPHPVSPAAELEELAWLDTTGNTPHSLAPLLREQVLPALLRHLA
- a CDS encoding C40 family peptidase, producing the protein MAATEATASSKITRTYHPAPVDLRVPVQGSALLTMTPKAEKPAKSEAHQVTQRAFSMIGTPYRWGGTSPKRGFDCSGLVNYVFQNIDEVDLPRTAREIYSMRGNPKVARGDLQPGDLVFFRIHNRRTVDHVGIYVGDNQFVHAPRRGQKVRVSDLNGDYWKRHYTAARRILPETLAKADMDNHRFD
- a CDS encoding dihydrofolate reductase family protein, which encodes MQATLIYFVAASLDGYIARPDGSVDWLQGYDSATDDHGYGAFYASIDGLLMGRASYLHCLEQGDWPYPDKPTLVMTRANHMPLAGPRIELVHCPPSEALDALQAKGCERIWLVGGGSLAGNFLAAGLLDELIVSIIPHLLGAGIPLFSIGLEQRLQLLEQRSFPSGIVQLRYQVLKESPSP
- a CDS encoding MFS transporter translates to MMHRPTAAERLERLPLSPYHRLIFVIIALAFFFDSVDLAMMTFLLGSIKAEFGLSSAQAGLLASSSFVGMVIGAALSGLLADRFGRKPVFQWSIVLWGIASYLCSTAADVQQLTLYRVLLGIGMGMEFPIAQSLLSEMIPAQKRGKYIALMDGFWPLGFLAAGCLSYFVLPLAGWRSLFLLLAFPALFVLAIRFMIPESPRWLEQAGLQDKAERSLERIEARVMASLKLTNLPEPRPLARPEPSAPGFFRAFAELWSPTYRHRTLTVWSLWFLALLGFYGLTSWLSALMQQSGFAVTQSVYYTVLISLAGIPGFLCAAWLVERWGRKPSCVLMLLGGGVMAYAYGQTAVFGGSLGLLIGFGLAMQFFLFGMWAVLYTYTPELYPTSARATGSGFASAVGRVGSLLGPTLSGLILPVAGQGGVFTLGALCFLLAAGVVWAFGIETRGRTLEELAG
- the rarD gene encoding EamA family transporter RarD, coding for MNISGRGVALSLASSVLFVTLPGYIHSLEPLTSIQVIAHRVVWSIPMVLLLVWFTRQGGVLRESGRRLLREPWLLACFPLTAAMMLVQWGVFIWAPMVGRTLELSLGYFLLPLTMVLCGRVFYGERLTPLQAVAVAFAVAGVLHELWLTRAFSWFTLITALGYPPYFMLRRRMGVDALSGFVFEMAVLLPFAFLALWLTGSGQVLEETPRLWALLPVLGLISALAFGAMMAASRLLPMGLFGILSYVEPVLLFAIAVLFLGEAFQSAQIWTYGPIWIAVLLTGWDSARLLRRQARRDAFKVKG